One Chitinophaga parva DNA segment encodes these proteins:
- a CDS encoding DUF5703 domain-containing protein produces MHFKKNLLPALALLMGFSTHAQQKQASMPVNSLSAFNVQWNEPGPTAAQSMPTGNGDIGLNVWTAANGDLCFFIGKTDAWGAAAPDEKNNWVKEGGVLMKLGMVRVAVSPSPLATGAAFSQVLRLHESEVLVKEGHLQMRVWVDANHPVIRVETESPTPVTVTATLHNWRFQNGDTLVPEKTDAITWYHANPATANEHLQGIVFGAGMAGKGMLRKNDTTLATTAAVKSQLLSVYPLTVTHADKSKWLSALQQQQRTIDALPLAQTRAAHLRWWNQFWDRSWIFLEGDSLARKVNEGYVLQRYVTACAGRGAYPIKFNGSIFVVDNPDYKPNRAAPARAIDADFREWGGQYWFQNTRPMYWPRLAAGDFDMMLPLFKMYAGILPHNAAQVKQYYHHDGAYFAETAPFWGGLLYMGPEVPENWTGHYFTPILELSMMMLDYYDYTRDAQFAKNTLLPVAGAGMTFFDQHFSRDAQGKLLLDPDNSIEMFWKVHNPAPDIAGLHAVVTRLLALPSSLTSPASRAQWERLLGELPPLPQGEKQGKSVLLPYTGPQTAKGHNLENPELYAVYPFRLYGLGKPDLEVAVNTFNARAFRDKGCWVQDPIQAAMLGMTQVAKTYTAYNLTRREPALKFPAFWATGHDYAPDEDNGGNGEQGLQQMLLQTDGNRIYLLPAWPREWNASFKLHAPQNTTVQGRVENGKVVDLRVTPESRRQDVISGL; encoded by the coding sequence ATGCATTTCAAAAAAAATCTGCTGCCGGCACTAGCCCTGCTGATGGGCTTTTCCACGCATGCCCAGCAAAAGCAGGCTTCCATGCCTGTTAATTCGCTATCCGCCTTTAATGTACAATGGAATGAGCCTGGCCCCACCGCTGCGCAATCCATGCCTACCGGCAATGGTGACATTGGCCTCAACGTATGGACTGCCGCAAACGGTGACCTGTGCTTCTTCATCGGCAAAACAGATGCATGGGGTGCCGCTGCCCCGGATGAAAAAAATAACTGGGTAAAGGAAGGCGGTGTGCTCATGAAACTGGGCATGGTGCGCGTAGCGGTGAGCCCCAGTCCGTTGGCTACAGGTGCGGCTTTCAGCCAGGTACTGCGCCTCCATGAAAGCGAAGTGCTGGTAAAAGAAGGCCACCTGCAAATGCGGGTATGGGTAGATGCCAATCATCCCGTGATCCGCGTGGAAACTGAAAGCCCCACGCCAGTGACGGTAACGGCTACCCTGCATAACTGGCGCTTTCAAAACGGCGATACGCTCGTGCCGGAAAAGACGGATGCCATCACCTGGTATCATGCCAACCCGGCTACTGCCAATGAACACCTGCAGGGCATCGTGTTTGGCGCTGGCATGGCCGGCAAAGGTATGCTGCGCAAAAATGATACAACCCTGGCTACCACTGCCGCGGTGAAGTCACAGCTGTTGTCCGTATATCCGCTCACCGTTACCCACGCAGATAAAAGCAAATGGTTGTCCGCGCTGCAACAGCAGCAGCGCACCATTGACGCACTTCCCCTGGCCCAAACGCGTGCCGCACACCTGCGCTGGTGGAACCAGTTCTGGGACCGCAGCTGGATATTCCTGGAAGGGGATAGCCTGGCCCGCAAAGTAAATGAAGGCTATGTGCTACAGCGGTACGTGACGGCATGCGCCGGGCGCGGTGCTTATCCTATCAAATTCAATGGTTCCATATTCGTGGTGGACAACCCGGATTACAAACCCAATAGAGCGGCGCCCGCACGCGCCATAGACGCGGACTTCCGCGAATGGGGCGGCCAGTACTGGTTCCAGAACACCCGGCCTATGTATTGGCCCCGGCTGGCGGCGGGCGACTTTGACATGATGCTGCCCCTGTTTAAAATGTATGCCGGCATACTCCCGCATAACGCTGCGCAGGTAAAGCAATATTACCACCACGATGGGGCCTACTTTGCGGAAACAGCACCTTTCTGGGGCGGCCTGCTGTACATGGGGCCTGAAGTACCGGAGAACTGGACCGGCCACTATTTTACGCCCATCCTGGAACTGAGCATGATGATGCTGGACTACTATGATTACACCCGGGACGCGCAGTTTGCAAAAAACACGCTGCTGCCGGTAGCGGGTGCGGGCATGACGTTCTTTGACCAGCATTTTTCCCGCGATGCGCAAGGCAAGCTGTTGCTGGACCCGGATAACTCCATTGAAATGTTCTGGAAAGTGCATAACCCCGCACCGGATATTGCAGGCCTGCATGCGGTGGTCACCCGGTTGCTGGCATTGCCATCCTCGCTGACCTCCCCTGCTTCCCGTGCACAGTGGGAGCGCCTCCTGGGAGAATTACCCCCATTGCCACAAGGAGAAAAGCAAGGCAAAAGTGTATTGCTGCCTTACACCGGCCCGCAAACGGCGAAGGGGCATAACCTGGAAAACCCGGAGCTGTATGCCGTATACCCGTTCCGGTTATATGGACTGGGTAAGCCGGACCTGGAAGTGGCGGTGAATACATTCAACGCCCGGGCCTTCCGCGATAAAGGCTGCTGGGTACAGGACCCCATACAGGCGGCCATGCTGGGCATGACACAGGTGGCGAAGACCTATACTGCGTATAACCTTACCCGTAGGGAACCTGCGTTGAAGTTTCCCGCATTCTGGGCCACGGGGCATGATTATGCACCGGACGAAGACAACGGTGGCAACGGGGAGCAGGGGTTGCAGCAAATGCTGTTGCAAACAGATGGTAACAGGATCTACCTGCTACCTGCCTGGCCCAGGGAGTGGAATGCCTCGTTCAAACTGCATGCGCCACAAAACACTACGGTGCAAGGGAGGGTAGAGAATGGCAAAGTGGTGGACCTGCGGGTAACACCGGAATCGCGCCGGCAGGATGTGATCAGTGGGTTGTAA
- a CDS encoding AsmA family protein, translating into MRKKPLFKALKIFVITVATIFALLFLLPILFPNTIANKIKAWTNKSITGDMNFSRARLSFFNHFPSLTLTLHDFTLKGAAPFKEDTLVAASEVALGVNLSSVFSGSIKIDKIFLTEGDIHVMVDSAGHPNYDIYKSAPASNNTPDNDSSSASLKIERIQIEHCNIIYDDRSLPLYIRARAVDYVGKGDLSKAQFDLQSAINIGSFDLSYGGTSYIQSKKLNGNLITKINTHSLDLIFEKNEIRINELPVQLTGTFGFLKNGYHMDFRLSSLESSLHAIFSALPPEYVTWLEHTDVEGFADVTASLSGSYIAATNMMPSLAFNMKVRDGMITNDKAPAPIKHAFLNLETRLPQLNMDSLYINVDSIFFNIDKDFFSAIIRVKGLRSPEVHMKMNTDIDLEKWNKAIGNKDFEVKGRLNARLQADGKYAKGVVYKGLQHKPDTVLTSIPVFDLKAAFRDGYFKFTSFPAAVNNISFNLAASCPDNDYAHTQVNVENINANLLTNYIRGFFRMHNAAAPVVDAQLAAVLHLADVQQFYKTDSLAMAGDLHMDLTTKGTYQPARRLFPVTKAHLTMNNGSVQTKYYAAPVEKINVDATMTNTAGTLRSMQVDLKPVAFEFEGQPFTLKADLNNFDDLRYNISSRGVIDLGRIYKVFAVKGYDLKGLIKTNLALSGTQRDATSGHYDRLHNSGTLVIHDVALSSELFPLPFVIKDGTFRFDQDKMWFDQFNASYGSSLINLNGYLNNVIAYALQDQKLQGNFTLKSNYLLVDEMMVNAPAPAGKAPENTVPTGAPGVVMVPANLDVTLDAAVKKIVFKGVNIDSFYGQLVIDSGRLQMNKTGFNIIGAPVEMEATYASLSPDKAMFDYHINAHEFDIKRAYNEIKIFHDLASSAASASGIVGLDYQLSGRLDKNMSPVYPSIKGGGVLSVKKVKMKGFRLFNAVSSATGKDEVKDPDLSKVEIRSTINNNIMTIARTRMKVAGFRPRFEGQVSLDGKLNLSGRLGLPPLGIIGIPFTVSGSQSAPKVKLRRERDSDKLEETEDGEDDNK; encoded by the coding sequence ATGCGCAAGAAGCCTTTATTTAAAGCATTAAAGATTTTTGTTATAACAGTGGCCACTATTTTTGCCCTGTTGTTTTTATTACCGATCCTTTTCCCCAACACAATTGCTAACAAGATCAAGGCATGGACGAATAAGAGTATTACCGGTGATATGAATTTTTCCCGGGCACGTTTGTCTTTCTTCAACCACTTCCCGTCGCTCACGCTTACCCTGCATGATTTTACGTTGAAGGGGGCTGCACCTTTTAAAGAAGATACCCTGGTTGCTGCCAGTGAAGTGGCATTGGGCGTAAACCTGTCCAGTGTATTTTCCGGCTCCATTAAGATCGATAAGATCTTTTTGACGGAAGGCGATATTCACGTGATGGTGGACTCCGCGGGACATCCCAACTATGACATTTACAAATCGGCCCCCGCCAGCAACAACACGCCGGACAATGACAGCAGCAGTGCGTCTTTGAAGATAGAGCGCATCCAGATAGAGCATTGTAATATCATCTATGACGACCGTTCCCTGCCCCTGTACATCCGCGCCAGGGCGGTGGACTATGTGGGCAAAGGGGACCTGAGCAAGGCGCAGTTTGACCTGCAATCCGCGATCAACATCGGCTCCTTTGACCTGAGCTATGGTGGTACATCTTATATACAATCCAAGAAACTGAACGGAAACCTCATCACCAAGATCAACACCCACTCCCTGGACCTGATCTTTGAAAAGAACGAGATCCGCATCAATGAGCTGCCCGTTCAGCTTACCGGTACGTTTGGCTTCCTCAAGAACGGCTACCATATGGACTTTAGGCTAAGTTCCCTGGAAAGCAGTCTGCACGCCATTTTCAGCGCCCTGCCGCCGGAATACGTGACCTGGCTGGAACATACGGATGTGGAAGGCTTTGCAGATGTTACGGCCAGTCTTTCCGGTTCCTACATAGCCGCTACGAATATGATGCCCAGCCTGGCTTTCAACATGAAAGTACGGGACGGGATGATCACCAACGACAAAGCACCTGCTCCCATCAAGCATGCATTCCTCAACCTGGAAACCCGCCTGCCCCAGCTGAACATGGACAGCTTGTATATAAACGTGGATTCCATCTTCTTCAATATAGACAAGGATTTCTTCAGCGCCATTATCCGGGTGAAAGGCCTGCGGTCGCCGGAAGTGCATATGAAGATGAACACAGACATAGACCTGGAAAAATGGAACAAGGCCATCGGCAATAAGGACTTCGAGGTAAAAGGCCGGCTGAATGCCCGCCTGCAGGCAGATGGCAAATACGCAAAAGGAGTGGTGTACAAAGGCCTGCAGCACAAGCCGGACACGGTATTGACCAGCATCCCGGTGTTTGATCTGAAGGCTGCTTTCCGTGATGGCTATTTTAAATTTACTTCCTTCCCGGCTGCGGTGAATAATATCAGTTTTAACCTGGCGGCATCCTGCCCGGATAACGATTACGCACATACGCAGGTGAATGTGGAGAACATCAATGCTAACCTGCTGACCAATTATATCAGGGGTTTCTTCCGCATGCACAATGCAGCCGCCCCCGTGGTGGATGCCCAACTGGCGGCGGTATTACACCTGGCAGACGTGCAGCAGTTCTATAAAACAGACAGCCTGGCCATGGCCGGCGACCTGCATATGGACCTGACCACCAAGGGCACTTACCAGCCGGCCAGGCGCCTCTTCCCGGTTACCAAGGCCCACCTGACCATGAATAACGGCAGCGTACAAACGAAATACTACGCCGCACCGGTAGAAAAGATCAATGTAGACGCCACCATGACCAATACCGCCGGCACCCTGCGCAGTATGCAGGTGGACCTGAAGCCGGTGGCCTTTGAATTTGAAGGCCAGCCCTTCACCCTCAAAGCAGACCTGAACAACTTTGATGACCTGCGCTACAACATCAGCTCCCGCGGGGTGATAGACCTGGGCAGGATCTATAAAGTGTTTGCCGTGAAAGGCTACGACCTCAAAGGCCTGATCAAAACAAACCTGGCCCTGAGCGGCACCCAGCGAGACGCCACCAGCGGGCATTACGACCGCCTGCACAACAGCGGTACCCTGGTGATCCACGATGTGGCCCTCAGTTCGGAACTGTTCCCGTTGCCTTTCGTGATAAAAGACGGCACTTTCCGTTTTGACCAGGATAAGATGTGGTTCGACCAGTTCAATGCCAGCTATGGCAGTTCCCTCATCAACCTGAATGGTTACCTCAACAACGTGATCGCCTATGCATTGCAGGATCAAAAGCTGCAGGGCAATTTTACCCTGAAAAGCAACTACCTCCTGGTAGATGAAATGATGGTGAACGCCCCGGCCCCGGCAGGTAAAGCCCCGGAAAACACCGTCCCCACAGGCGCCCCCGGAGTAGTAATGGTACCGGCAAACCTGGACGTGACGCTGGATGCCGCTGTTAAAAAGATCGTATTCAAGGGTGTGAATATAGACAGCTTTTACGGCCAGCTGGTGATAGACAGTGGCAGGCTGCAAATGAACAAGACCGGCTTCAATATCATTGGCGCACCGGTAGAAATGGAGGCCACTTATGCCAGCCTTTCCCCGGATAAGGCCATGTTTGATTACCACATTAATGCCCATGAATTTGATATTAAACGGGCGTATAACGAGATCAAGATCTTTCATGACCTGGCTTCATCCGCGGCCAGCGCCAGCGGCATTGTGGGTTTGGACTACCAGCTGAGTGGCCGCCTGGATAAAAATATGAGCCCGGTATACCCCTCCATTAAAGGCGGTGGCGTGCTGTCTGTGAAGAAAGTGAAGATGAAGGGTTTTCGTTTATTCAATGCCGTGAGCAGCGCCACCGGAAAGGATGAGGTAAAAGACCCGGACCTTTCTAAAGTGGAGATCAGGTCGACCATCAACAACAATATCATGACCATCGCCCGCACCAGGATGAAGGTGGCCGGGTTCCGCCCGCGCTTTGAAGGCCAGGTAAGCCTGGATGGTAAATTGAATCTCAGCGGCCGTTTAGGCCTGCCCCCGTTGGGCATCATCGGCATTCCCTTCACAGTATCCGGTTCGCAGAGCGCGCCCAAGGTAAAACTGCGCCGGGAGCGGGATAGTGACAAGCTGGAGGAGACGGAAGACGGGGAGGATGATAATAAGTAG
- a CDS encoding sensor histidine kinase, translating into MAQLSLPLDERAYTDSLDNILHHAPSDSTRARVCFQLAEYWRGKDTVKARSFLDQGARLAQRFPLPHALHAFYEGQFYFNTDAPKAADAFFRSQQQLAAFPTKEATRFRAMAWFNYGIMQRGAKGDDFVIDTWLTHAIPLAEQGGDEDKLALYYTQLGTLLMYNARFDKAQVYIDKGLTILEKHPGSPNLLFAYFAATSNAIYSKHIAAAKGYLDKAKALLAPYPESANYPNYYYNESLYYTAVNEFGKAMGSLDKGIAMARKLQQPQVLQMLVFRKYNILQESKAYGPARQLLLDILKEGTLTKEVNNRKTIYQQLASINASMGDMKQAYDWQVKYATLSDSLQEAKLQAHIQELEIKYNNAEKEKKIAQLEVVNAKAALAARKNKQLAGLFGMAAVLALVVALFATWFYRKNKQLAAAQLKTQVAQALLQGEENERARVARDLHDGLGGLLAGIKLHLSAVARPELHKVIDQLDHSSAELRRIAHNMMPEALLSYGLVAALQQLCASLETPALQVSFQPFGIQDNLPRMTQVTIYRIVQEALSNALRHAQASSVVVQCSQEGSTFFITVEDNGRGFDKHSISKEKGIGLSNIERRVLFLNGKMDIDAAVNEGTTINIELNVAG; encoded by the coding sequence ATGGCACAGCTTTCCCTGCCACTGGATGAGCGCGCGTACACCGATAGCCTTGACAATATTTTACACCATGCCCCTTCTGACAGTACCCGGGCACGGGTGTGCTTCCAGCTGGCCGAGTACTGGCGCGGCAAAGACACTGTAAAAGCCCGCAGTTTCCTGGACCAGGGCGCCCGGCTGGCGCAGCGTTTTCCTTTGCCGCACGCATTGCATGCCTTTTATGAAGGACAGTTTTATTTCAATACGGACGCCCCCAAGGCAGCAGATGCATTTTTCCGCTCGCAGCAGCAACTGGCCGCTTTTCCCACAAAGGAGGCCACCCGGTTCCGTGCCATGGCGTGGTTCAATTATGGCATTATGCAGCGGGGTGCTAAGGGAGACGACTTCGTGATTGACACCTGGCTTACGCACGCCATTCCCCTGGCGGAGCAGGGGGGTGATGAAGATAAACTGGCACTGTACTACACGCAACTGGGCACCTTGTTGATGTACAACGCCCGGTTTGATAAAGCGCAGGTGTACATTGATAAGGGATTGACCATCCTGGAAAAACATCCGGGCTCGCCCAACCTGCTGTTTGCTTATTTTGCGGCCACCAGTAATGCCATTTACAGTAAGCATATTGCCGCCGCCAAAGGTTACCTGGATAAGGCAAAGGCCCTGCTGGCGCCTTACCCGGAGTCTGCCAATTATCCTAATTATTACTACAACGAATCATTGTACTACACTGCGGTCAATGAGTTTGGCAAGGCCATGGGCAGCCTGGATAAGGGCATTGCCATGGCCCGTAAACTGCAGCAACCACAGGTACTGCAAATGCTGGTGTTCCGTAAATACAATATCCTGCAGGAGTCTAAAGCCTATGGCCCTGCACGGCAATTGCTCCTGGACATTCTCAAAGAAGGGACGCTTACTAAAGAGGTGAACAACCGGAAGACCATTTACCAGCAACTGGCCTCCATTAACGCCAGCATGGGGGATATGAAACAGGCCTATGACTGGCAGGTAAAATACGCCACGCTGAGCGATAGCCTGCAGGAAGCCAAGCTGCAAGCCCATATCCAGGAGCTGGAGATCAAGTATAATAACGCTGAAAAGGAAAAGAAAATAGCACAACTGGAAGTTGTGAATGCAAAGGCAGCACTGGCGGCCCGCAAGAATAAACAACTGGCCGGCTTGTTTGGCATGGCCGCGGTGCTGGCATTGGTAGTGGCCTTGTTTGCTACCTGGTTTTACCGGAAGAACAAACAGCTGGCGGCTGCACAGCTGAAAACCCAGGTGGCGCAGGCATTATTGCAAGGGGAAGAAAATGAACGGGCGCGCGTGGCCCGTGACCTGCATGATGGCTTGGGCGGGCTGCTGGCAGGCATCAAGCTGCATCTCTCTGCCGTGGCCCGGCCGGAGCTGCACAAGGTCATAGACCAGCTGGATCACTCCTCCGCGGAACTGCGGCGTATTGCACATAACATGATGCCGGAAGCCCTGTTGAGCTATGGGCTGGTGGCGGCGTTGCAACAGTTGTGCGCATCGCTGGAAACGCCCGCTTTGCAGGTGTCATTCCAGCCTTTTGGCATCCAGGACAACCTGCCGCGCATGACGCAGGTGACCATTTACCGCATTGTGCAGGAAGCGCTCTCCAATGCATTGCGCCACGCACAGGCATCCAGCGTGGTGGTACAATGCTCACAGGAAGGGAGCACTTTCTTCATTACCGTGGAAGACAACGGGCGCGGTTTTGACAAGCACAGTATTTCAAAGGAGAAAGGCATAGGGCTTAGCAATATTGAACGGCGCGTGCTTTTCCTGAATGGTAAAATGGATATTGATGCGGCCGTGAATGAAGGCACCACTATAAATATTGAACTCAATGTGGCAGGATAA
- a CDS encoding response regulator — protein sequence MWQDKQPIALVIVDDHPVVLHGLETLLQQDERIAVRGGFTTGMEALAFVQQHTVHVVLLDISLPDIHGAELCRRIKQVSPATVVLGFSNHAERLLILQLLQNGASGYLLKNVAAAELMTCMEEALNGQVAFSSEVKQIMARAAVPDVKAVAPLTKREKQILRLIADGRTNQQMADELSLSVLTVETHRRNLMQKFEVKNVAALLKAAMAEGLLS from the coding sequence ATGTGGCAGGATAAACAACCTATTGCTTTGGTGATCGTAGATGACCACCCGGTGGTGCTGCATGGACTGGAAACCTTGCTGCAGCAGGATGAGCGCATAGCGGTAAGGGGTGGGTTCACCACCGGCATGGAAGCGCTGGCCTTTGTACAGCAACATACGGTGCATGTAGTGCTGCTGGATATTTCCCTGCCGGACATTCACGGTGCGGAGCTGTGCCGCCGCATTAAGCAGGTGTCGCCGGCCACGGTGGTATTGGGTTTCAGCAATCATGCGGAAAGGCTGCTTATTTTGCAGCTGCTGCAAAACGGCGCCAGTGGCTACTTGCTGAAGAATGTGGCTGCGGCGGAACTGATGACCTGTATGGAAGAAGCACTGAACGGTCAGGTGGCCTTCAGCAGTGAAGTAAAGCAGATCATGGCCCGTGCTGCTGTGCCGGATGTAAAGGCAGTGGCTCCTTTGACCAAACGGGAAAAACAGATCCTGCGCCTCATTGCAGATGGCCGGACCAACCAGCAGATGGCAGATGAATTGTCCCTGAGCGTGCTCACGGTAGAAACCCACCGCAGGAACCTCATGCAAAAGTTCGAGGTGAAAAATGTGGCAGCGTTGCTGAAAGCTGCCATGGCAGAAGGATTGCTTTCCTGA
- the purT gene encoding formate-dependent phosphoribosylglycinamide formyltransferase, with protein MQKKIMLLGSGELGKEFVISVKRLGQYVIAVDSYHDAPAQQVADAREVINMLDGAELDRIVAKHQPDIIVPEIEAIRTERFYDYETQGIQVVPSAKAANFTMNRRAIRDLAARELGLRTANYRYAGTLEALQAAVEAVGMPCVVKPLMSSSGKGQSVIRSAADIETAWNYAQHGKRGDQVEVIVEAFVHFTSEITLLTVTQQQGPTLFCLPIGHRQERGDYQESWQPAAVPVDQLAEAQDMAAKVTQALGGAGIFGVEFFLAPEGVYFSELSPRPHDTGMVTLAGTQNLSEFDLHARAVLGLPIAAITHERNGASAVILADREGSEPVFTGVAEVLSQPNADIRLFGKPTTRPYRRMGVVLTYDKPDADVEAIKARAIALARLVKVEPSK; from the coding sequence ATGCAGAAAAAGATCATGCTCCTCGGCTCGGGGGAGCTCGGTAAAGAATTTGTGATCTCCGTAAAACGACTGGGGCAATACGTGATTGCCGTAGATTCCTACCATGATGCACCGGCCCAGCAAGTGGCCGATGCGCGGGAAGTCATCAACATGCTGGATGGCGCGGAGCTGGACCGCATCGTGGCCAAACATCAACCCGACATTATCGTTCCTGAAATAGAAGCTATCCGCACCGAACGTTTTTACGATTATGAAACGCAAGGCATACAGGTGGTGCCCAGCGCCAAGGCGGCCAATTTCACTATGAACCGCCGCGCCATCCGCGACCTGGCGGCACGGGAGCTGGGCCTGCGCACCGCCAATTACCGCTACGCCGGCACACTGGAAGCGCTGCAAGCCGCCGTGGAAGCGGTGGGCATGCCCTGCGTGGTAAAGCCGCTGATGTCATCGTCCGGCAAGGGACAATCCGTGATCAGGTCTGCCGCAGATATTGAAACCGCCTGGAACTACGCCCAGCATGGCAAGCGGGGCGACCAGGTGGAAGTGATCGTGGAGGCGTTCGTTCATTTTACCTCCGAGATCACCCTGCTCACGGTGACCCAGCAACAAGGCCCTACGCTGTTTTGCCTGCCCATAGGCCACCGCCAGGAGCGCGGCGACTACCAGGAAAGCTGGCAGCCCGCGGCCGTACCCGTGGATCAACTGGCGGAAGCGCAGGACATGGCGGCTAAGGTAACCCAGGCACTAGGCGGCGCCGGGATCTTTGGGGTGGAATTTTTCCTGGCACCGGAAGGCGTCTACTTTTCAGAACTGTCTCCCCGCCCCCACGATACCGGCATGGTAACCCTGGCCGGTACCCAAAACCTCAGCGAATTTGACCTGCATGCCCGCGCGGTATTGGGGCTGCCCATTGCAGCTATCACGCATGAGCGCAATGGCGCCAGCGCCGTGATCCTGGCGGACCGGGAAGGCAGTGAGCCGGTGTTCACCGGCGTAGCAGAGGTACTTAGCCAGCCGAACGCAGACATCCGTTTGTTTGGTAAGCCCACCACACGCCCCTACCGCCGCATGGGCGTGGTGCTCACGTATGACAAGCCGGATGCAGACGTGGAGGCTATTAAAGCACGGGCGATAGCGCTGGCCCGGCTGGTGAAGGTGGAGCCCTCGAAATAA
- a CDS encoding YybH family protein, whose amino-acid sequence MQVHELMDRYRDTVFRKDVAGFMQLFDPAVRVFDMWERWSFEGAAAWQGMAEDWLGNLGEERVTVTFSEVQVREDAQLATLTAYVRFAAINTQGAELRYLENRLTWVAARHADSWKIIHQHTSSPIDFASMKVRLQR is encoded by the coding sequence ATGCAGGTACATGAACTAATGGACCGTTACCGCGATACGGTTTTCCGCAAAGATGTAGCAGGTTTTATGCAGTTGTTTGACCCCGCGGTGCGGGTGTTTGACATGTGGGAGCGATGGAGCTTTGAAGGCGCGGCGGCGTGGCAGGGCATGGCGGAAGACTGGCTGGGCAACCTGGGCGAGGAGCGTGTAACCGTTACGTTCAGTGAGGTGCAGGTGCGGGAAGATGCGCAGCTGGCCACGCTCACGGCCTATGTGCGCTTTGCCGCCATCAACACGCAGGGGGCGGAATTACGCTACCTGGAAAACCGCCTTACCTGGGTGGCCGCCCGCCACGCGGATAGCTGGAAGATCATCCACCAGCATACATCCTCGCCCATTGATTTTGCGAGCATGAAAGTGAGGCTGCAGCGTTAG